In Fusarium verticillioides 7600 chromosome 6, whole genome shotgun sequence, the sequence TCTGAGCCGCAGGTTGACACCCAACCCCGAACTTCAGAAGAAAATAAACACCATCGGGGCGCATTGAATGGGATGAGTGGATGCATTGGGGTAGGAAGAATAGAAAAGAAACGGAGACCAGGAAGGTCTTGTTCAGTCGCTACAGGGTTGGTTCAGGAACGAAATTATCAGACTGTATAAGTATGACTACAACGATAGTATCTTTAGCACCGTATTCGATTTAGGCGTTAAAGTCAGGTTAGAGATAGAGCACAAATTCCACTGGTGGCTTTTAGATAGGTTGCGTGTTGGGGTTTATGGGTGTTATGTATATCGTCTCGGCGTGGAGGCGTTTGGGGAAAAAGTGTCATTTCTTGAAAATCGATTGTGATCTAGGACGACTGGAAGAAACACAAGTGTTCAATACGATCTAATACCTCTTGTAACTTGAGAATTCAGTTTGTGTATAGATTCACTCTCGAGCAGCATGAGCGTGATTCCACAACAGATGCTGTGTTTTGTAGTACGTACTTTGCAATGACCAATTGTCGCATTAGAATTCTAGGGTATCGATGCAAACCATCTCATGCCCCCAATGGTGGGTTAGCCGTCCACCTAATGTGTATATACTTGCTCACAATGTGCTATAATCCCAAACAGACTCCCCGTTTCCAGAATGCCCGTACAAAAGCTTAAGTATATAATATACAGGAAAGCGGCTTTTCCAACAATTCGTAACTCATCAGTCTCAACCACCTGTTGTGTTTCAGTCAGAGGCAAAGTACCGCTtggccttgctcttgagctgTTGTGCTTTCATCTCGGGTGGCATGATAGTGTGATGGACCACGTGAGGCCGATAAACAGCATCTACAGGCGGCATCCTGGTGGAGGTTAGTAACGTGAAAGTGGAGAGATCCAACAAAGTGGTAACGTACCAATCATCCACAGTCAGTGGAAAGTATTCGTACAAGGGATCGGCACCCTCATCTGCAGGACTGTTTTCCCTGTTCGCCCCTGCGGTTGTGTAGCCTTTGCCAGAATTGGGACTGTGCAGCTCGGCACTCGAGCGGTTCGGGCTTCTCTCGTCTTCTGATAGCGATAGATTGATCGGCAGAGATGCATTCTGACGTGGGAGGGAATTTTTATTACTGTGGGAATTTGCTGCTTTAGCAGAATTGTGTGGATCGCTGGACCAAGCTGGTATCGGGGGTCTGGTCATTGTTGGCGATAAGGCGACTCGTTTTGCCGGATGTGGACTTGCAACGGGTTGAGGACTGGGTAGTGGATGGGTCATTGACCCAGGTGTTGCCCAGTCGTTCGGCTGCTTATCTGTCAGTTTTGTCCTTTGCATAGATGAACTGATTTGTGTCTTACCTGGAGATTTCCAGCAGGAGGGAATCTTTGCGTGAAGTTCGTCGAATTCTCCCGTTCGAGTTTAAGGGTTGGGTGGTCGACATTTGACGTCGATGTGCTTCTCCTCTCAAATCTCTTGTCGCCTGTAAGAGGAACATCCTTCCTGCTGTCGAAGTTTCTGGGACTCCGGCCGCGAACAATGACTGGGCCAGATTTGATCTCCGATACTTTTATGAGTTCACCAGTCTGTGTCTTTCCTAGCAGGGTGATCTGGACTACGTAGTGCTGTTGCAAGCCCTTTCTTCTGCCGTTGTTGGCAGTAGCATGCTTGAACTGAAGCCGTTTCCAAGATATAGGCAAAGAAACGCGATGTGCGTCGATCTCCTGGCCTGTCGTTATATCCAGTGTGAT encodes:
- a CDS encoding acid phosphatase, giving the protein MSTYNSMSGLPTGASSSEAMAMNFGSAHSQSMNMDVFDQDMTFDESLLDGAALQTLPFGTSYDLDAFSSTFEDPFSYSTRQQFDPPPNQDALHEESSPQEPDNKLLGFSAPVSNATIVNESNQFVDAGMTAELYGMFFVAEDVFGGESTGRPMELTCYRRNLWQCSGQITLPRGIRNIVNEQGQHIRIFELVATIAAIESIEGKATEIISIPWKNANPQGGDDSKGVSAPPTITLDITTGQEIDAHRVSLPISWKRLQFKHATANNGRRKGLQQHYVVQITLLGKTQTGELIKVSEIKSGPVIVRGRSPRNFDSRKDVPLTGDKRFERRSTSTSNVDHPTLKLERENSTNFTQRFPPAGNLQPNDWATPGSMTHPLPSPQPVASPHPAKRVALSPTMTRPPIPAWSSDPHNSAKAANSHSNKNSLPRQNASLPINLSLSEDERSPNRSSAELHSPNSGKGYTTAGANRENSPADEGADPLYEYFPLTVDDWMPPVDAVYRPHVVHHTIMPPEMKAQQLKSKAKRYFASD